ATGAAGCGAGCCATCGAGCTGGTTGAAAAGGAACAAGCGTGGCGTGGAGCAGATTTTGTCATGGTAACGGATGGAATAGGGGGCATTTCTCCTTATGTTCAAGAAAAGCTCATCTCTTTGGGCCAGCACAAACAAGTTCGTTTGCACAGCTTGATTGTGGGTTCTGCGAGGCAGCATCTCGTACAAGCGTATGATTTGCTGGGCGTTTCTCACCGTGTCAAATTTGCTACGAGCTGGGAAGCGGATGGGGAAGAAAACACAGGACTGCTCCTGGATGTATTTCAAACAGCCAAATAAGTGATTCGACTTCACTTCCAAATCTCGTCTCCTCTCGTGGGACGGGATTTTTTAATGAAGCTTAAGAAAAAATTTAACTCTTACCCACTTTTTTCTTTAATAGTTTCGCCTATTCTGAACGTAGCTAACAAAAGGAAAATGGTAAAAGGAGGACACCATGAAGGAACTGATCAAGCTGGCCAAGCTTATACGGGGAGCCAATGTCTTGTTTTCAAATATTGCACAAAAAGAGCTAGAGACAAATGAACTCAATTGGCAGCAAGTATTGATTCTCGAATTTCTTGGAAACGGGCCAAAAACAATGGGGGACATTAGCAAAGCTGTTGATTTGTCAAACAGCACAACTTCAGGCTTAATTAGTAGGCTGGAGGAGGAAAATTTGGTACGAAGATTCCGAGACCGATCGGATCGCCGAATCGTGTGGGTTTCACTGACAGAGCGATTATGCAGTGCATAAAGTAATCGGCTGAAAAAAAGTGGATAGACCGCTTCTTCTCAGCCGATGATCATGACCCAATTAGCCCACTCTTGCTGCCATCGTACGACCGAATTCAAGCTCATCGAATTTGCTCTGAACGACTTGACGATCGTATTCCCACACGGCATCCTCCAGCACATACTCCACCGGAACATCCCTGATAATCGTAGCCAGCTTTCTGCTCAAGTACACCTGATCGCGATTTTCTTCCAGCTTGCTGCGCATTTTAGGCGTACAGCTTGCCAGATTTACATATAGGTTGTCCAGATCACCATGCTCGGTAATCAGTTTTGTCGCTGTTTTCTCGCCAATTCCTGGGCAGCCTGGAATACAGTCAGATGCATCTCCCATTAAAGCTTTGACGTCAACGACTTGTTCAGCTGAAATTCCACGCAATGCCAAGAGGCTCGCTGGATTATAGTGTTCGTGTTTGCCACCATTTTTCAAGATTTTTACACTTACTCGCTCAGATACGAGCTGCAAGCTATCGTAATCACCTGTCGCAATGATAACCTCGTGTCCTTCTTCGGAAAGACGTGTGGAGAGCGTACCCAATACATCATCGCCTTCAAAGCCTGGGCAACCTATGTTCGGAACCGAGAACGCATCCGTTACTTCTTTCACCAAATCGAATTGTGGAATGAGCTCATCCGGTGCCGCTTGACGATTTGATTTATAGCCGTCATACCATTGACTACGCACCAAAGACTCGCGTGAAGCGACATCCCAGCCTACCACGAGATGAGTAGGACGTGTCAACTCTACGTAATCAAGCATCATTTTGGTAAATCCATAAACCGCATTTGTGTACACACCTGTTGAAGTCTGGCGATAGGCTCCACCCCAAGCAGAACCATAAAAGGCGCGAAATAAAAAGCTCATGCCATCGATGAGCAGTACTTTTCCTGAATTACTCACAAATCCTTGCCCCTCTCACTACCAAACTATACGCACCATTATAGCATAAAGGAGCGGGACAACCTTGTCAGATTTTACAACTGAAATATCGAAAGAAAACGTGCATGTACTTTTGTTACGGTGGGATGATAGTACCACAAGAGGTCAACAACCACCTCTTGAAATCAACTTCCGGTCTCAAGGCGAGAAGCAAACGCTGACGGTTCAAACCCGTCCCGGGAGAAAAAACGCGTCGGGAGGAATCAATCATGGCTAACAACCAAGGTGGCACCAACAATCTGGTAGTTCCTCAAGCGAACCAAGCTTTGGATCAACTGAAGTATGAGATTGCATCTGAATTCGGTGTAAATCTCGGACCAGACACTACTTCTCGCCAAAACGGTTCTGTTGGTGGCGAAATTACCAAACGTCTGGTGAGCTTTGCTGAGCAACAAATGGCAGGCCGTCAAGTCTAACGAACTGACAAGTAAATAGCTGGATGAAGAGAGGTCCCTTTTTAGGGGCCTTTCTATATTTACCATGAAAAGCCCTTTTCTTTCCTGTGTGGTGCAAACACACAAGCACAATCGCGGACTAGTCATATGGTGTAACGAACAGTTATCTATCCTCGTTTGTCCAGTGGAAAGGAGCGACGTCCGGCTATGAAGAAAAAAGAAGTGAAGCAGCTTTTAAAAAAGCATCCCGAATTTGAAGCGTGGGTTCTCGAAGATTCCATGCGGATTAGAGCGGTCAAAAGCAACCCCGAGATGGCGGAAGAATTGTTTAAAAGATGGAACGATCGAAAAAAAGGGATGCTTGATTTTGACGGCATCTCGCAAAAAACCAAACGTGCAAGCGAAATGCTGACAGGCGTGCAATCCATCATGGAAATGATGTCGGATTATTCGAAGAAACAATAAGATTACATTTGGTATGATTGGAGAAGGCTAGCTCATTAGCCTTCTTTTTCTTTTTCATTTCAGGGTGTGTTTTGTTATACTAGAAAATGGGAGGGAGCATGTCTATGTTCAAATCAATGGTTAGTCTCATGTTGGTCACAGCATTGACGCTCGTCTCTGGGACAAGCATATTCAGCCAGACAGCAGAAGGGGTTTACGCCCAAACAACGAAACAACAACCAGCGATCAGCGTAACACCAGCCAAAACATATCCTGGGGACGTTATTTTAGTACGCAGTAAAGAGCCACAAACCGTATCGCTATTCTCTCAGAACTATCGTTTGCAAAAGACACAGGATGAGTATGCCCGGTTTATCCCGATTCCTTTTAACACGAAAGCGGGCACCTATAAAGTTACATCTGCTGACAAAAAACTTTCCGTATCTGTGACAATCGCACCGAAAAAATTTGAAGTAGACAAGCTCACGGTAAGTAAACAACTCAACAAAATGCGACAGGATACGAATCGAATCAATGCAGATCAAAAAAAGATCAACGCAGCCAGGTCCAACTCGAGAGCGATTCCGTATTTCTCAGAGCCGTTTAAACAGCCAGCAGTCGGAAAATTAACGACTCCATTCGGCTATCAACGCGTAGTAAACGGTGTACCAGCCAACAGGCATTCGGCGATTGACATCGCGAACAAAACAGGAACGCCAATTTGGGCGAGTAACCATGGGAAAGTGGTTCTGGCCGACTCTTTATACTTAACAGGCAATACCATCATCATCGATCACGGGTTAAATATTTTTTCCATATATGCACACTTGTCCAAACTAGATGTCAAGACAGGGCAAGAAGTGAAACAGGGACAGGTGATTGGACAAATGGGTAGCACCGGTTTTTCTACAGGTCCTCACCTTCATTACGGCATGCTAGTGGGTAATACGTATGTAAATCCTCAGCCGTTTTTTGATGCATCACCTTTCCTCTGGAAGTAATTGGAGGTGTCTTCATGAGAGTCACAAATGTGCCAAGCAAAGTGCTCAACAACATGGTTCATTTCTTGGCGCCGTATGAACAGGCAGTTGAAGAGCTAAAGTTAAAACTAAAAGGAATTAAATACGGCTTTCTAAAAAGCGGCCGTTATTCTCCTATTGAATTTGTTGTCGGACGAGTGAAAAAGGTCGACAGTTTAGTAAAAAAGGCGAACGAAAAAGGAATCGACTTTTTGGGAGATCATTGGCAAAGTGACGTCGCCAAGGAAGTCCAGGATATCGCGGGACTTCGAGTCGTATGCCGCTATGTAGACGACGTGCGCGAGGTGCTGCAGTTGTTGCAGGAGCGGGAGGATATCGTCATACACGATGTCAAAGACTACATCGCAGCTCCAAAGGATTCCGGCTACAGAAGTATTCACATGATTGTTTCTTATACGGTCTACCACGGCAGCGAGAAGAAAACACTCTTTTGTGAGATCCAAATCCGTACATTAGGAATGAACTTCTGGGCGACGAATGAACACGAACTGCGCTACAAGTATTCGGGCAACATTCCGACAGATGTGTTGGAGCAGCTTCATGAAGCTTCCGTGATCACGCATCAGCTCGACGTGTTGATGAACAATTTGCGTCAAGAAATTCTCACACCGGCAGAAGTTGATACGACACTGGAAGAAAAATTAGAAGAAATATTTTCCCTGTACGTCAAGCAGGATTTGGATTCTGCTGCAGCCTTGTACAGAGAACATGTCAGTGGTTTCGAAGAGGCTTTTGCGGACAATCCTAAGTTTAAAATGATTCACGATTTGTTGGGGATCCGGTTGAAATAACGTCTTTTGTTGTCTACAGACCAAATGTAACCTGAAAAAACGCGACAAAGTAGGAAAGGATATTGACTAACATGCGCTTTTTGCTAACGAACCTACTCGTTGTGGTGATGGTTTTGTTCAATCTTGGCATGCCTTCCGCTTTTGCCGAGGAGTCATCAAGCCTGGAGCCTAGCACTCTCACTGGACAATCAGCCATTCTGATTGATGCTACAACGGGACAAGTCTTGTTTGAAAAGAACCCTCATGAGAAGTTGTACCCTGCTAGTATTACAAAAATCGCAACAGGTATTTACGCGATAGAAAAAGGGAATCTGGATGACACTGTCACTGTCTCAAAAAAAGCACGCCGTGAAGAAGGAACACGTGTTTATTTGGAAGAGGGAGAACAGATTTCCCTACGCAATTTGCTGTACGGACTGCTCATGAATTCAGGTAACGACGCTGGTACAGCGATTGCTGAGCATATGAGCCAGACGACAGAGCGTTTTGCAGTGGATTTGAACGCCTTTTTGAAAGAAAAAGTAGGTGTCACCGAAACGAATTTTACCAATCCACACGGACTACATGATCCGAATCATTACACGACTGTTGCGGACATGGCCAAAATTTCGCAGTACGCGATGAAAAACCCCGTTTTCAGGGAAATTGTCGGTACGAAGCGGCTGCCTTGGCATGGACAAACGTGGGAAACGGTATTGGTGAATCACAACAAGCTCCTGCGCGACTACGAAGGTGCGACGGGAATCAAGAACGGTTTTACTGATCAGGCGATGCATACGCTGGTAGGCTCCGCCAAGCGTGGAGAAATGGAGCTCATCGCTGTCACGATGAAGGCCTCTACGAGTGCAAATGCATACAAAGATGTGAAAAAGCTACTGGACTTTGGTTTTCAAGGATTTGAGACCAAACCAATCGCCAAAAAAGGGGATTCTTTTTCAGAAGTAGCTGTTCCTGGCAACAACTCGGTCGTGACTTTTACAGCCAAGGAGGACTTGTATGCGACGGTTCCCAAAGGTGTGGAGCCTTTGGTAGAGCTAAAAGCAGATGGAAACCTGTCTGTCCAGGCTGGCAAGCTAGCCGTCTCGTATCCGTTGCTTCGTCATGATCCGCCTACTCCAGCTCCTTCTACTGTATTTGGGGATTCAGAAAGTGGCAACAGTCATCCACTGGCTCGCTATAGCGTATTAATCGTCTGGTTAGGAATGAACCTTTTCTTAATCGTGTATACGTTTTCCCGTGCACAGAGGAATAAACGAATTCGCGAACGCAGTCTTCAACGGCGGTTCTACTAATACAAAAATGAGAATCAAAACAGGACGTAGCAATATGCACGTCCTGTTTTTTTGCGAAATGTCTGTGAAACCGAGTGTTCCAAGCAGGTCATCTCTTGTTGAGTTGTGAGGGATAGATGCCGTGTCCAATCGTGGAAACCGAGCGTACATTAGAGTAATCATTGATCATCTGGTGAGGGGGAGTGAGATGGACAACCGAATCTATGATCACCCTGCCGTGTCCGTCATCATCCCAATAAGTGACAACGCCAGGAATATGAAAAAACTGCTCTCTGTTGTCAAAAGAATAGATCCACACACGGAAGTAATCGTCGTGTGCAATGGAGTGAGCTCTCAAGAAGCTATGCTGCCCAATCTTTGGGGGGCACAAGTCATTTCAACCGGTTTGGATGTAGACAGCCATGAGGCAAGAGCGATCGGGTGTGCTCACGCGAGGGGAGACGTTGTCCTTTTTATCGACGAACGACTCGTCATGCCTCTTTTATACTTGAAGAAATATGTCACGCTGGTCAAAAAGGGATCAGATGTCATTATCACGACATGCTCAGACAACTCGGTATCCAGAAGAGGAAAGCGTTCACCAAGAAGTGCCTATTGCTTGTTGAACCATCTTCTTGGTCAAAAAAAAATGGGCTCCGCTTCCTTTGAAAATATTCCATTTGCCTTGAGCCGAAATGCTCTAGAGGCAATTGGTTCCGGGACTTTATGCAATCCGGCAGTTGCCTTGGTTCAAGCGTCAGTCTTGGGGCTCAAAATAACAACAATTGCCCCGTTTGCCTCGGAAAAACACCCAACAGCCACTCATGCTATCGTGCGAAAAGACATCCGTACGATTTATCGGGAGCATGCGAAGGCAATCCAGTTACTAACGGGTGGAACGAAGCTGCGACACGCAGATCAGGATGGACAACGACACCGCGACTTGGTGCATTCATCAGGTGTTCTGCATTTGCGCTCGGTCTTTCATCTGGAATCGCGCGTAAAGGAGGGCGGTGGATGGGGTGGCAAACGCAAAGCGAAATATGCGAGATCCCACAAAAAAACGCAGAGAAGAGCACATTAATGGTAAAGAAAAATACCAGAACTTAAATCGATTAAGTGTCATCCTCTCTGTTCACCACCAGCGGACGATCAAAAAAGTACTCAAACAAATTGAGAAGCTCAGGCCCATGGAAATCGTACTCGTTGTGGATGGCTGCCCGGATCGATCGGTGAAAAAGATACTCACCTATTCCTCGTGTCCACTCACAGCGTTTGTGTACCCGTTTCCTTTAGGGGAAGATGTATGGAGAGCAATAGGTGCCAAGGAGGCCACAGGAGATGTGTGGTTGTTTCTCGATGCGGATCACGTGGTGGCTGCAAATGACATGCAGTCCTTTGTCAGAACGTGTTACCGGGGAGCAGACATCGCCTTGAGAAAGAGTATGACGCCACTTCGACAACCATCAATGGAACCGGATACGGTTTGGTTTGCGAAGACATTTCTCAATACCTTGGTTTCGCACCATGAACTAGGAACTTCCTCGATGTACGATTTACCTTTTGCCATTACGCGACAAGCCGCTTCAATTATCGGCGTTCAACATTTGGTCGTACCTGCCGTTGCGCACGCCATTGCTCTACACAATCATTTGCGAGTCGTGCCATCTCATTACATTTCGTCAGCAAAGCTTACGAGAAAAAGAGGGACACAAAGAAAGAATAAACCGAGCGTTAACCAGACGATCCTGGGAGATCACCTGGAAGCAATGGATTACGTGATGTCCCTCAAATGAATGAAACCGTTGTCGAGGCGATGCCATCTGTCGGTATCGCTTATTCCTTATTTTCAAAAGTCTCGCGCAAACGTGTAATCATAAGCTGCTGGAATCATTTGATCTCTTGACTTTGCATTGTTCGGTTTTTGTAGTACGATAGGCAAGTAGGTCATTTTTTCTTGATAAAGGAGCAAACAGATTATGAGTATTCATATTGGAGCACAGCAAGGTCAAATTGCTGAAACCATCCTACTGCCGGGCGATCCGCTACGGGCCAAATACATTGCTGAAACTTTCCTCGAAGGAGCAGAGTGCTACAACAACGTGCGTGGCATGCTCGGCTTCACAGGTACATACAAAGGTAAGCGCGTTTCTGTACAAGGAACGGGCATGGGAGTTCCTTCTATCGCGATCTACGCAAATGAGCTCATGCAATCTTATGGCGTTCAAAACCTGATCCGCGTAGGCACTTGCGGCGCGATCCAGGAAGACATCAAAGTTCGTGACGTGATTATTGGTATGGCTGCATCATCCGATTCCCAAACAAATCGTCTCCTGCTCAATCAGGTTGATTTTGCTCCTACTGCTAACTTTGATTTGCTGCACAAAGCGTATCAAGCAGCGACAGAGCGCAATCTGTCTGTTAAAGTGGGCAATATCTTTACGAGCGACAGCTTCTATCGCGAGAACTTAGATTTGTACAAAAAATTGGCATCCTATCAAGTGCTTGCTGTTGAAATGGAATCTTCCGCGCTGTACACTTTGGCTGCAAAATACAAGCGCAACGCATTGTCAATCCTCACGGTAAGTGATCACATCCTGACCGGTGAAGAAACTTCCGCTGACGAGCGCCAAACCACCTTCAATGAAATGATTGAAGTGGCGCTGGAAGCAGCTCTGATCAAGTAAATTAGCATGCAGACGAAATCCCACTGGCAAACTATCGTCAGTGGGATTTTATGTAGAGGATAGAAAAAGGGGATGGAATCATGAAACATAATTGCCCTGCCTTTTTTGAAACGGCATTTGACGAAGGGTATACGCAAGAGCTGGACGGCTATTTATATCGGTTGTTCCGCCAAGATATGGGCAAGCTTCAGGTGAAAACTGGAAAAATCGTGGCGAACGATCCGTTTGTCATGTTTGAGACGGAACCGTTTGTAGAGGTTTTCCCAAAGGGGAGCTTCTCCGTACAGCTCGCTATCGCGCAAGTTCAATCCCTGTCAAAGGATGAGCAAACGGATGACGCTCTGGAACCAGATGAACGGGTAGCATTGGCACGGATTGTCTTCTCAGAGAAACCTGTTGTGTCTTGGAAAATGGCTGTTTGGGCGGAGTCAGATGTGTCACAGCTTGGCGAAGGTGAATTTTTTGGCTACGGTGTGGATGCGGGTACAGGCTCGTTCATGGATGCAGAAGCTTGCGCGCTTTTGGTACGAGAAATGGAGAAAGACGAGATGTTCTATGAGACGTTGACGAAGAAAATGGATCAAACGTATAAACACACACGGAGTTGGGGTCTAATAGATTTAGCGGAAGGCTGTAATGTTGCCATGTTTTCAACAGGATGGGGAGACGGCAGCTACGCGAGCTATATTGGTTATGATGCCGAGGGACAAATCGCACGTTTGGTAACAGATTTTTACTTGTTGGATTGGATGGGAACGGCTGAAGAATAGAAGTTGGGGGAAACGGGGAAGGAAGAGAGAAGAAAAGCTTATAGACGCCAAAGTAGAGTGCCTCCGGTGGCACTCTTTTTATTGGTTATTTTTTCTTATTTCGTTCGAGGTATTGCGCCAGGTTATTCAAGGTATTTTCGTACGATCTTTTTTTCGGTGAAGTGGTGATCGTTTTCGACTTTGGGATTACTTTGGTCATTTGGGGACCTCCGGGCATTTTTAGTTATAGTGATCTTAATTATAATATAAATGAATTTACAATAAATGTAAATAGTTTTTTAATTTAAATGAACTTTTTTATTATAGATGATAAATGACTGAGTGGTCTTATTAGATGATCAGCAGTTTGATTGCTGTTGTTAATGTCTTATTGTGAAGCTGATAAACATACTGGAAAGCTCCTTATTACTAGTTAGGTTTTTATGAGAGCAAGTTTCGGTAATACATTACATGTATGTCATTTGGCACGGATGGATGGAAAAAAGCTATTTATTTTGCATCATCTTTCAATTAGATCCATGTACGAATGAGTTTGTGACAAGTAGCTTGTAAAAACAGGTGAGTACCCCTTTCAGAAATTATGCATTTCGTATTGAGTCCGATAATATATATTATGTAAACTCATAAAAAGAGCAAGTGGGACAGTAACTAAAGGTTCTTGGTTCCGATGATCTACATTATCAGGAATCTGGTTGGCAAAGGTTCCGGATAATCATCAGTTGCGTCCGGATAAGTTTCGGAGCCGTTCCAATAAGTTTCGTGGATGGTCCATAAAAATCGGTTGCGTCCTTATAATCGATTTATTAGGAGGACGATTAAGTTTGCAGGTGAAACAAGCGATGGATGAATTCTTGTTTTATATGGAGGTTGAACGCAATGTATCTGTGAATACGATACGTAGTTATGCGTACGATTTACATGTCTTTGACGCTTTTCTAACGAGGGTCCATGGAACATCGGAACTGGAACAAATTCGTAATTCGACGGTTCGGAGGTTCATTCAAGACCAGGTCATTGAGCATCAGACACATCCGCGCACGCTGCAAAGGCGTATTTCCTGCTTAAAATCCTTCAGTCGTTTTTGTGCAAAGGAAAACTGGATATCGAACGATTTTATGGTTGGCATTCATGCACCGAAAACAGACAAAAAAGTACCGGTTTACATGAAGTTAATCGAATTACAGATGCTATTTCGTTTTTTAGAGAATGATCAGCGTAAGTTATCGTTACGGAATCATTTGATGTTTAAGCTATTGGCGACAACCGGGATGCGTCGCCAAGAATTAGTTGATTTGTCTTGGGGGCAAATTGATTTGGAATGGAATTCCATACGGATTCATGGGAAAGGTAATAAAGAACGTATACTCCCGCTGCATCCGATGGTGATTCCATTGATCAAGCAATACCAGGAACACTTGGAAACGTTTCAATTGCATACTTCCGAGCCAGTTTTTACGAATTACATGGGTCAACGGATAGATCCTCGCGGCTTACATCGGATCTTTAAGGAAGTTCTCCAAAATGCAGGCTTACCCCCTCACCGGTTTACACTGCACCATTTGCGACATACCTTCGCGACTCTGCTCTTGCGTTCCAATGACGGGCCTTCAAAGGTAGATATTCGTACTCTACAAGAGCTTCTTGGCCATGAAAGTTTAGCGACTACGTCAGTTTATACCCATGTTGACTTGGAGCAAAAGAAAAAAGCAATCGAGACGCTAAAGTTTGAAAGTTAACCAAATAACCTCACCTCTAGTTTAAAGAACATAGAAGTGAGGTTTCTATATTGTCATTTCAGTTCATGAAATTGCTATTTTATGTACCGATATTCAATGATAATAAAAATCTTACATTACAATTTAATACTTTTATTATTTCCCTATTTTTTTTACAAGTATCATTGTTGAAAAATGGTATCTTACATTCCATCCACAACCGTCACACTACACATTGTACGTTACATCTTTTGAACAACACTTTGAATTATTTCAATCACTCTTCTGTCCTCCTTCGTATCTTTTAGGTCAAGTCATTGATAAATTTATATATACACATTGAAATTGTGTTTCTTTGTTATGGTGACCTACTTCTAGTCCGAACACTCTACTTAACCTAAATGGTAAAAGCGCTTAGGACTTATTCCCCCGCTCCTTTGATTAACCTTGAACTAATCCTTTTTGAATCAAAATAACTGCGAGTTCAGGATCGGTATTAAGCAAATTCAGTAACATGTCCCTTGAAAGAAAATGAGTCGTATCCACTGTATTTCCGAGTTCAGCTTCAAAACTACGGTCTAGATTCTGAACTTGATTAGCTTCCTCAGGTTGATGGGACAATTCATCTTCGATACGTGTTAATTCCTTTTGAAGTAGTCGTATATGTCGTCCATAACGTCGAATATAGAACTGTAAATTGTCTTGTTCAGAGTGCCCTAACAGAAATTTTATTGCTGCCAGTTCTAACCCCCGCTCGCTTAGAATTGTGCTTATAGTAGCTCTGAAACCATGGGGCGTCACACGTTGATCATTCTTCCAACCCAAATCATGACATATGCGATTCGTCAGACGATTGAGTGCTTTGTCTCCTAATGCCTGACCAGCTAAGCCAAATAAGAGCTTGTCACGAGGGTGTAGTTGATGATTACTGACATGCTGTTCAATCTCTTTTAGGAGTTTGGGTGGTAATGGTATGATCTGCACTTTATGTTTGGTATTAATTTTTTTAAAACTATGAGTAACACGTAATAATGATTTTTCGAAGTCAACATGTTCGACTCGTAAATCGGTAAGTGTTTCGTTACGTAATCCGGTAAACATTAACATTCGAATAGTGGTACTAACATGAGATTCAGAGCTCTGTGTATTTCTTAATTCATCTGCGTACCTATATACTTTCCTAAGTTCCTCCCATTCTAATATCCTGGAGTGATGTTCTGTCTTCCCAAGTGGAATGTCAACCGCTTTAAAACAATTTTGATTGACAATACCAAGGTTCCGATAGAAGGAGAAGATTGATGATAAGCTCGCAATTCTACGTTTAATAGTGCTACTCGCTACTCCATTATCACGCAGGCTCTTTATCCATCGTTGTATATGGTGGAGTTTACAATTTTCTAAATTGGGGTCGAGGTTACAGTCGGATAAGAATTCTTCAAACTGTATT
This genomic stretch from Brevibacillus sp. DP1.3A harbors:
- a CDS encoding tyrosine-type recombinase/integrase — its product is MMENIKTSIEERIFLGSTITEALEGMRDYKNWSETTFICYQNDVIQFEEFLSDCNLDPNLENCKLHHIQRWIKSLRDNGVASSTIKRRIASLSSIFSFYRNLGIVNQNCFKAVDIPLGKTEHHSRILEWEELRKVYRYADELRNTQSSESHVSTTIRMLMFTGLRNETLTDLRVEHVDFEKSLLRVTHSFKKINTKHKVQIIPLPPKLLKEIEQHVSNHQLHPRDKLLFGLAGQALGDKALNRLTNRICHDLGWKNDQRVTPHGFRATISTILSERGLELAAIKFLLGHSEQDNLQFYIRRYGRHIRLLQKELTRIEDELSHQPEEANQVQNLDRSFEAELGNTVDTTHFLSRDMLLNLLNTDPELAVILIQKGLVQG